The following are from one region of the Geothermobacter ehrlichii genome:
- a CDS encoding 3-deoxy-D-manno-octulosonic acid transferase, with protein sequence MVYLLYDLILLLAAIVLTPYYLWRGLKYGKSRRGIRERLGRFAPESLRRITGRKVIWVHAVSVGETRAVVPLLRELKKGYPEHALVLTNVTETGRSVAAGLDCVDLCLFFPFDLSWVVRRVLRRLDPEIIILVETELWPNLVRQAHARNVPVALVNGRISDRSFPRYRRVRPLLAPLLKKIVLFGMQTELDAERVRRLGAPPERIRVTGNLKFDMAVPEIGDGELARFRSLLGLAPEAPVLVAGSTHQGEEELLLQAFEVCRAAHPALRLVLVPRHPERAAEVGELVRSRGFVPVLRSQCPQNAAGEGVPVVIGDTLGEMLRFYALADIVFVGGSLVPIGGHNILEASLLKKAVLFGPHMNNFKEIAQLVLFAAGGRQVDDLDELVAALTDLFGDREQRERMGRAGHALIERHAGATARTRSCLDDLLGSGR encoded by the coding sequence ATGGTTTATCTGCTGTATGATCTCATACTGCTGCTGGCGGCGATCGTCCTGACCCCCTACTACCTCTGGCGGGGGCTGAAGTACGGCAAGAGCCGGCGCGGCATCCGTGAACGTCTCGGGCGATTCGCCCCCGAAAGCCTGCGCCGGATCACCGGAAGGAAGGTGATCTGGGTGCACGCGGTTTCGGTGGGGGAAACCCGGGCAGTGGTGCCGCTGCTCAGGGAACTGAAAAAGGGATACCCGGAGCATGCCCTTGTCCTGACCAATGTCACTGAAACCGGTCGGTCGGTGGCAGCCGGCCTCGATTGCGTCGATCTCTGCCTCTTCTTCCCCTTCGATCTCTCCTGGGTTGTCCGAAGGGTGCTCAGGCGGCTCGATCCGGAGATCATCATTCTCGTCGAAACGGAGCTCTGGCCGAATCTGGTGCGGCAGGCTCATGCCAGAAATGTTCCGGTGGCGCTGGTCAACGGCAGAATCTCCGATCGTTCCTTTCCCCGCTATCGCAGGGTCCGGCCGCTGCTCGCCCCCCTGCTGAAAAAGATCGTCCTGTTCGGGATGCAGACCGAACTGGATGCCGAGCGGGTCCGCCGGCTCGGCGCTCCGCCGGAACGGATTCGGGTCACCGGCAACCTCAAGTTCGACATGGCCGTTCCCGAGATCGGCGACGGCGAGCTGGCCCGCTTCCGCTCTTTGCTGGGACTCGCTCCGGAGGCTCCGGTTCTGGTCGCCGGCAGCACCCACCAGGGCGAGGAAGAACTTCTGCTGCAGGCGTTCGAAGTCTGCCGGGCGGCCCATCCCGCCCTGCGCCTCGTTCTCGTGCCGCGGCATCCCGAAAGGGCCGCCGAGGTGGGCGAGCTTGTCCGGTCACGCGGATTTGTACCGGTGCTGCGGAGCCAGTGCCCGCAGAACGCCGCCGGCGAGGGAGTGCCGGTCGTCATTGGCGATACCCTCGGCGAGATGCTGCGCTTCTACGCCCTGGCCGACATCGTCTTTGTCGGTGGCAGTCTGGTTCCGATCGGGGGGCACAACATCCTCGAAGCCTCACTGCTGAAAAAGGCCGTTCTTTTCGGGCCTCACATGAACAACTTCAAGGAGATCGCCCAGCTGGTCCTGTTTGCCGCCGGTGGGCGTCAGGTCGACGATCTGGACGAACTGGTGGCGGCGCTGACGGATCTGTTCGGTGACCGCGAACAGCGTGAAAGGATGGGCCGGGCTGGGCACGCCCTGATCGAGCGGCATGCCGGCGCCACGGCGCGCACCCGGTCCTGTCTGGATGACCTGCTGGGAAGCGGACGATGA
- a CDS encoding glycosyltransferase family 25 protein: MTDNGCPIFIITLEDATSRQESIRRRLTELGLSFQFIPGVDGRKLDLLAHPAYEPVKRRLFYGRDLSNGEFGCVLGHRNVYRHMIEHRIECAVVLEDDSILTDELPAVLAALRHERDCWDLVRFLGRQKNYRSTRTIRPLPGTSAMLSRQLGIPGGAYGYMLNLRAAERLEKLMQKNWLAVDTLHGAVWLTGLRTFSVTPSPVLPNDQAPSCIDTLDDNLRWDKTVRLEGTMRLLYPLTRGLWKFYLNCCTQYVRFSTLAKDRKLARQARPQD; encoded by the coding sequence ATGACAGACAACGGCTGTCCCATCTTCATCATCACCCTGGAAGACGCCACATCCCGGCAGGAGAGCATCCGCAGGAGACTGACTGAACTCGGCCTCAGCTTTCAGTTCATCCCTGGCGTCGACGGCCGCAAACTCGACCTGCTGGCCCACCCGGCCTACGAACCGGTCAAGCGGCGCCTCTTTTACGGACGCGACCTCTCCAACGGGGAGTTCGGCTGTGTCCTCGGGCACCGCAACGTGTACCGTCACATGATCGAACATCGAATCGAGTGCGCGGTCGTACTCGAGGACGACTCCATTCTCACCGACGAACTGCCGGCAGTCCTGGCAGCCCTTCGTCACGAACGGGACTGCTGGGATCTGGTCCGCTTTCTAGGCCGGCAGAAGAACTACCGCTCCACCCGAACCATCCGTCCCCTTCCAGGAACGAGCGCCATGCTGTCGCGGCAACTGGGCATCCCGGGAGGCGCCTATGGGTACATGCTCAACCTGCGGGCCGCCGAACGTCTCGAGAAGCTGATGCAGAAAAACTGGCTCGCCGTCGATACCCTGCACGGAGCCGTCTGGCTGACCGGACTTCGAACCTTTTCGGTCACCCCCTCGCCGGTTCTGCCCAACGACCAGGCCCCGTCCTGCATCGACACCCTCGACGACAACCTGCGCTGGGACAAAACGGTCCGGCTCGAAGGCACCATGCGCCTGCTCTATCCGCTGACCCGCGGCCTGTGGAAATTCTACCTGAATTGTTGCACGCAATATGTTAGGTTCAGTACGCTTGCCAAGGACAGGAAACTGGCCCGCCAGGCCCGGCCACAGGACTGA
- a CDS encoding ELM1/GtrOC1 family putative glycosyltransferase: MKPGRSESDGLPLLILSDGRPGHVNQSVAFARHLGRDYRLCRVRFRSRWAKGLSYLLDRCGIETAALFDHDEVTGPFAAVVSAGSDTYYANRGLARHLGCKSVAIMLPRGYRLGFDLIVAQEHDNPPRRSNLISLPVNLSWVEPAGHVRPDGEGGIVSVIVGGVSKRGRIDPARLEGQVRKIFDHFPGQTIWLTTSRRTSPAVEAMLRRFPFAYAVFYSERQINPIPDFLLHSDYVFLTDDSTSMISEAVSWGRSRVEILPSADGLPAGKPGRFLRRLQQGGYLHLFEGEPGCADRKVDLRAMLSEVAL, from the coding sequence ATGAAGCCCGGACGATCTGAAAGCGACGGTCTGCCGCTGCTGATCCTGAGTGACGGCCGGCCCGGGCATGTCAACCAGTCCGTCGCCTTTGCCCGGCACCTGGGCAGGGACTATCGCCTGTGCCGGGTGCGGTTTCGCAGCCGTTGGGCGAAGGGGCTTTCCTATCTGCTTGACCGTTGCGGTATCGAGACGGCGGCGTTGTTTGACCACGACGAGGTGACCGGCCCCTTTGCCGCCGTTGTTTCCGCCGGGTCGGACACCTATTACGCCAACCGGGGGCTGGCCCGGCACCTGGGCTGCAAATCGGTGGCCATCATGCTGCCGCGCGGCTATCGGCTCGGGTTCGACCTGATTGTCGCCCAGGAACACGACAACCCGCCGCGGCGGTCGAATTTGATCTCTTTGCCGGTGAACCTGAGCTGGGTCGAGCCCGCCGGGCATGTGCGTCCCGACGGCGAAGGAGGAATCGTTTCGGTGATTGTCGGTGGCGTCAGCAAGCGCGGCCGGATCGACCCCGCGCGTCTCGAGGGGCAGGTCCGGAAGATCTTCGATCATTTTCCCGGGCAGACGATCTGGCTGACGACCTCCCGCCGCACCTCGCCCGCGGTGGAGGCCATGCTGCGCCGCTTTCCCTTCGCCTATGCCGTCTTCTATTCCGAAAGGCAGATCAATCCGATTCCCGATTTTCTGCTGCACAGCGACTATGTCTTTCTGACCGACGATTCGACCTCGATGATCAGCGAGGCGGTAAGCTGGGGACGCTCCAGGGTCGAGATTTTGCCGTCCGCCGACGGTCTGCCGGCCGGGAAGCCGGGGAGATTTCTGCGCCGTCTGCAACAGGGGGGCTATCTGCATCTGTTTGAGGGTGAACCGGGTTGTGCCGACCGGAAGGTCGATCTGCGGGCGATGCTGAGCGAGGTTGCGTTGTGA
- a CDS encoding lysophospholipid acyltransferase family protein — translation MSGWKDRLLLGLAPPAAALVIRLLHASMRTEIIGEEHPARFWEQGKNVILAFWHDQLLLMVLGYRGPGAKILISASKDGELIARTMRFFGQDAVRGSSSRGGRAAFREMLKLAEEKVDLVFTPDGPRGPRHELKDGVVQLARMTGMPVIPMAFVASAGHRFGSWDRFLLPRPFARGVYAFGEPVHYSRAEGPEKFRLRLESAMKENQRRAEARLEDHGLSAV, via the coding sequence ATGAGCGGCTGGAAGGATCGTCTGCTGCTCGGTCTGGCGCCGCCGGCCGCCGCCCTGGTCATCCGCCTGCTTCATGCCAGCATGCGGACCGAGATCATCGGTGAGGAGCATCCTGCCCGGTTCTGGGAGCAGGGGAAGAATGTCATTCTCGCCTTCTGGCACGATCAGCTGCTGCTCATGGTGCTCGGCTATCGGGGACCCGGGGCGAAGATTCTCATCAGTGCCTCCAAGGACGGCGAACTGATCGCCCGCACCATGCGCTTTTTCGGCCAGGATGCAGTGCGCGGTTCTTCGAGCCGCGGCGGACGGGCCGCTTTTCGCGAAATGCTCAAGCTGGCCGAGGAGAAGGTCGATCTGGTCTTCACTCCTGACGGTCCGCGCGGCCCCAGGCACGAACTGAAGGACGGCGTGGTGCAGCTGGCCCGCATGACGGGCATGCCGGTGATCCCGATGGCTTTCGTCGCCAGCGCCGGGCACCGTTTCGGTTCCTGGGACAGATTTCTGTTGCCTCGCCCTTTTGCGCGCGGAGTCTACGCCTTCGGCGAACCGGTCCATTATTCGCGCGCAGAGGGGCCGGAAAAATTCCGCTTGCGTCTGGAATCGGCCATGAAGGAGAATCAGCGGCGGGCCGAGGCCAGGCTGGAGGACCATGGTTTATCTGCTGTATGA
- a CDS encoding glycosyltransferase family 2 protein, whose translation MKRFSIITVSLNEEESIRRTCESICSQEFDDYEWIVIDGGSTDRTLDILNEYGHKISHMSSEPDDGIYDAMNKGVERASGDYLVFMNAGDSFYDTRALGLVSEAPEKDILYGDFMCVAVDGRSFVKKFPDVLPKDFLVGNMLPHQASFFKRDLFARYGGYDTSYRIAGDYELFVRFLYANGASSWHVPHVVAVFGTDGISSDRAYKKLRRIENHRVRKRYFPWSLYGLKRIENELKIRFFNR comes from the coding sequence ATGAAAAGATTTTCCATTATCACGGTATCGTTGAATGAGGAGGAGAGCATCAGAAGGACCTGTGAAAGCATCTGTTCACAGGAGTTTGACGATTACGAATGGATCGTGATCGATGGAGGTTCGACGGACAGAACACTCGATATCCTGAACGAATACGGACACAAGATAAGCCATATGTCATCCGAACCGGACGATGGCATTTACGATGCGATGAACAAGGGTGTGGAGAGGGCCTCCGGCGACTATCTGGTCTTCATGAACGCTGGCGATTCCTTCTACGACACCCGGGCGTTGGGGCTGGTCTCGGAAGCTCCGGAGAAGGATATCCTGTACGGAGATTTCATGTGCGTGGCCGTGGACGGAAGGAGTTTCGTCAAGAAGTTTCCGGACGTGCTGCCGAAGGATTTTCTGGTGGGCAACATGCTGCCGCATCAGGCTTCTTTTTTCAAAAGAGACCTCTTTGCCCGATATGGCGGTTATGATACGTCCTATCGAATCGCCGGAGACTATGAACTGTTCGTCCGCTTTCTCTACGCGAACGGGGCTTCGTCCTGGCATGTTCCGCATGTCGTTGCCGTTTTCGGTACCGATGGCATCAGCAGCGACCGGGCGTACAAGAAACTGCGGAGGATTGAAAACCACAGGGTCAGAAAAAGGTATTTCCCCTGGTCACTTTATGGCCTGAAACGCATAGAAAATGAACTGAAAATAAGATTTTTCAATAGATAA
- a CDS encoding glycosyltransferase family 25 protein — MNFHAYVINLEHATQRWDHMRRQLETLQIPFQRIDGIYGDRLQEPVEGYDERRYHILTGKETNKREIGCYLSHIKALRTFLQSECSHALILEDDVTLPENIAGILQSACEHETYWDMLRLTSSREGEYLPFAEISGGYRLAYNLRVLKNTGAYFVNRHAAQCCVDRMLPMCLPFDVALDREWDYGFRTACIVPLPIRLEEEFPGQIPKAKRIRLFRATTFHLFHLRTRLERRFHRRKYYRQTMTDRVPSF; from the coding sequence GTGAATTTTCATGCATACGTCATCAATCTCGAACACGCCACCCAGCGCTGGGACCATATGCGCCGCCAGCTGGAAACGTTGCAGATCCCCTTTCAGCGGATCGACGGCATCTACGGCGACAGGCTACAGGAGCCGGTCGAAGGATACGACGAGCGGCGCTACCACATCCTCACCGGCAAAGAGACGAACAAGCGTGAAATAGGATGTTATCTGAGTCACATCAAGGCCCTGCGGACCTTTCTGCAGTCGGAGTGTTCCCACGCCCTGATTCTTGAGGACGACGTCACCCTGCCGGAAAACATAGCCGGCATCCTGCAAAGCGCCTGCGAACACGAAACCTACTGGGACATGCTGCGCCTGACCTCTTCGCGCGAGGGAGAGTATCTGCCCTTCGCCGAGATTTCCGGAGGGTACCGGCTGGCCTACAATCTCAGGGTGCTGAAGAACACCGGCGCCTATTTTGTCAACCGGCATGCTGCACAATGCTGCGTCGACAGAATGCTGCCGATGTGCCTGCCCTTTGATGTGGCTCTCGACCGGGAATGGGACTACGGCTTCAGGACCGCCTGCATCGTGCCGCTGCCGATCCGGCTGGAAGAAGAATTCCCCGGCCAGATTCCCAAGGCGAAACGCATCCGCCTGTTTCGGGCGACCACCTTTCACCTGTTTCACCTGCGGACCCGTCTCGAACGGCGGTTTCATCGAAGGAAATACTATCGTCAGACCATGACAGACCGTGTCCCTTCCTTCTGA
- a CDS encoding glycosyltransferase family 4 protein, with the protein MKIVQLLPELNEGGVERGVVELNRELVRRGHESVVISAGGRQASQIEVDGGRHVTFDVCSKNPLTAFQRVRGLRRLLRELAPDILHARSRVPAWLAWLANRRLQIPFVTTVHGFNSVNAYSRVMTFGDRVICVSGAIRDHVRRHYDVPEEKLVVIPRGVDLDAFDPNRVDREFMTRFRAEHRLEGRWVVTAVGRITQLKDYETFIRAIGELGRQRPEAVGLIVGGVREDKRDYFASLQRLVTELGLEDRIVFAGSQQRIAEIYALSDVVVSSSKKPESFGRAAAEALAMNVPVVASRHGGVLDIVREGQTGFLFAPGDDAELARQIMRAAGLDRSGLRKMVEENFSLEMMVDRTRAVYADLGCGQGSS; encoded by the coding sequence GTGAAGATTGTCCAGTTGTTGCCGGAGCTGAACGAAGGCGGTGTCGAGCGGGGCGTGGTCGAGCTGAACCGCGAACTGGTGCGGCGCGGCCACGAAAGTGTCGTCATCAGCGCCGGCGGCAGGCAGGCATCGCAGATCGAGGTCGACGGCGGCCGGCATGTCACTTTCGATGTCTGCAGCAAGAATCCGCTGACCGCTTTTCAGCGGGTGAGGGGACTGAGGCGTCTGCTGCGGGAACTGGCCCCCGACATTCTGCACGCCCGCAGTCGCGTCCCCGCCTGGCTGGCCTGGCTGGCCAACCGGCGGCTGCAGATCCCTTTCGTGACCACAGTGCACGGCTTCAACAGCGTCAACGCCTACAGCCGGGTGATGACCTTCGGCGACCGGGTCATCTGTGTCAGCGGTGCCATCCGCGACCATGTGCGCCGGCACTATGACGTTCCGGAGGAAAAGCTGGTGGTGATTCCCCGCGGCGTGGATCTGGATGCCTTCGATCCTAACCGGGTCGACCGGGAGTTCATGACCCGCTTCCGGGCAGAACACCGGCTCGAGGGCAGGTGGGTCGTCACCGCCGTCGGCCGCATTACCCAGCTCAAGGACTACGAGACCTTCATCCGCGCCATCGGAGAGCTCGGCCGGCAGCGGCCCGAGGCCGTTGGCCTGATCGTTGGCGGAGTACGGGAGGACAAACGCGACTATTTTGCCTCGTTGCAACGCCTGGTGACAGAGCTTGGCCTGGAGGACAGGATCGTTTTCGCCGGCAGCCAGCAGAGAATCGCCGAAATCTACGCCCTGAGCGACGTGGTGGTGTCGAGTTCGAAAAAGCCCGAGAGCTTCGGCCGGGCCGCAGCCGAGGCGCTGGCGATGAATGTGCCGGTCGTCGCCAGCAGGCACGGCGGTGTGCTCGACATCGTCAGGGAAGGGCAGACGGGCTTTTTGTTCGCTCCCGGCGACGATGCAGAGCTGGCGCGGCAGATCATGCGGGCGGCAGGCCTGGATCGTTCCGGGTTGCGAAAGATGGTGGAAGAGAATTTCAGTCTGGAAATGATGGTCGATCGCACCCGGGCCGTATATGCCGATCTCGGCTGCGGGCAAGGTTCCAGCTGA
- the lpxK gene encoding tetraacyldisaccharide 4'-kinase, whose translation MSATGRYRRFAVEGPRGAGEWLLFLLLLPLSVIYDGITRLRALAYRRGWLPVVRLPVPVVSVGNLTAGGTGKTPMTGWLLSWCAANDLKAAVISRGYGGRRSVEPLTVCAGKGPMVGPEEAGDEPFLLARRHPDAIVVVGADRVRAGRMAIEEHGAQILLLDDGYQHLRLARDLNILLADAGRPFGNGRVLPAGYLREGRQAAGRADLLILTRADVAGRQEPVLDLDLPVIRTGHRLSQRVVPLRGTSLAVDRLRGRKGVAFCGIADPEAFFAQLRDLGLTLRETVAFPDHHTYPPQSLQALNRLGEDGDYFITTEKDAVKLSADSLVRPCYRIGLDIVFLQGRDILEQKLKVIRERIRKPMAVPKDLLDILACPQCKGKVRFDEDNAEIICESCRLAYPVRDEIPVMLIDEARTI comes from the coding sequence ATGAGTGCCACCGGCCGATATCGCCGTTTTGCCGTCGAAGGTCCGCGCGGTGCCGGGGAATGGCTGCTTTTTCTGCTTCTGCTTCCCCTGTCCGTCATTTACGACGGTATTACCCGGTTGCGGGCCCTGGCCTACCGTCGTGGGTGGTTGCCGGTTGTTCGACTGCCCGTTCCCGTGGTGTCAGTCGGCAATCTGACGGCGGGTGGTACGGGCAAGACGCCGATGACCGGCTGGCTCCTTTCGTGGTGCGCCGCCAACGACCTGAAGGCGGCTGTCATCTCGCGCGGCTACGGCGGCCGGCGGTCGGTCGAACCGCTGACGGTCTGCGCCGGCAAGGGGCCGATGGTGGGGCCGGAAGAGGCCGGCGACGAGCCTTTTCTGCTGGCGCGGCGTCACCCGGATGCGATCGTCGTCGTCGGTGCCGACCGGGTGCGGGCGGGCAGGATGGCGATCGAAGAGCACGGAGCGCAGATTCTGCTGCTGGATGACGGCTACCAGCATCTGAGGCTGGCGAGGGATCTGAACATTCTGCTGGCCGATGCCGGGCGCCCCTTCGGCAACGGCCGGGTGCTGCCCGCCGGTTACCTGCGGGAGGGACGGCAGGCCGCCGGCAGGGCCGATCTGCTCATTCTCACCAGGGCCGACGTGGCGGGCCGGCAAGAGCCCGTTCTCGACCTTGATCTTCCCGTGATCCGGACCGGGCACCGGCTGTCGCAGCGGGTCGTTCCCCTGCGGGGAACGTCTCTGGCTGTCGACCGGCTTCGCGGCCGAAAAGGCGTTGCCTTTTGCGGCATTGCCGACCCCGAGGCCTTTTTCGCCCAGCTTCGCGACCTGGGACTGACGTTGCGGGAGACGGTCGCCTTTCCCGATCACCACACCTATCCACCGCAGTCCCTGCAGGCTCTGAACAGGCTCGGGGAGGATGGCGATTATTTCATAACCACTGAAAAGGATGCTGTCAAACTGTCCGCCGATTCCCTTGTCCGTCCCTGCTACCGGATCGGACTGGACATCGTTTTTCTGCAGGGACGGGATATTCTCGAACAGAAGCTGAAGGTGATCAGAGAAAGGATACGCAAGCCGATGGCTGTACCGAAGGATCTGCTGGACATCCTGGCCTGTCCCCAGTGCAAGGGAAAGGTGCGTTTCGACGAGGACAATGCGGAAATTATCTGTGAATCCTGTCGACTCGCCTATCCCGTCAGGGACGAGATTCCGGTGATGCTGATCGATGAAGCCCGGACGATCTGA
- a CDS encoding sulfotransferase family protein yields the protein MTKPVFILSLPRSGSTLLQRLLLMSGHCATLGEPSLLLRFLGEDDVVVRKATYWEFLVSIGMKDIRENWSGFDDAYYSGVKDLMLKIYTGLAGGKEWFVDKTPRYTLICEEIHKVFPDAKIIVLWRHPLAVAASMYKTANKGFWYPEEFSIDLYEGMMRLHAFSRSHEDEICEVRYEDLVVNPAAELKRIGEYLGWDGLEEVLRTPLISSAGGSLGDPTGVKKFKTVSSSNLNKWEELYNNWYRRCWARRYFRGERLAAMRQYGYELPEGISGMRFWRWNLLAGMKDWILAASRNSRRIRNPVLITRFLRKFRKKYGYGVMFR from the coding sequence ATGACCAAGCCTGTTTTTATTCTGTCCTTGCCGAGATCAGGGTCCACTTTATTGCAGCGCCTGCTTTTGATGAGCGGCCATTGTGCAACTTTGGGAGAGCCCAGTTTGCTGTTGCGATTTCTTGGGGAAGATGACGTTGTTGTCAGAAAAGCCACATATTGGGAATTTCTTGTTTCCATTGGAATGAAAGATATTCGCGAAAATTGGAGTGGCTTTGATGACGCGTATTATTCGGGTGTAAAGGATCTGATGCTGAAGATCTACACCGGCCTTGCTGGTGGAAAAGAATGGTTCGTTGATAAAACTCCCAGATATACACTTATTTGCGAGGAAATTCATAAGGTTTTTCCTGATGCAAAGATAATCGTATTGTGGCGACACCCCTTGGCCGTGGCTGCTTCAATGTATAAAACTGCCAATAAAGGGTTTTGGTATCCCGAGGAATTTTCAATAGACTTATATGAAGGGATGATGCGTTTGCACGCTTTCTCTCGCTCTCATGAGGACGAGATTTGTGAAGTGCGCTACGAAGATCTAGTTGTCAATCCTGCAGCTGAACTCAAGCGTATAGGTGAATACCTGGGCTGGGATGGCTTGGAAGAGGTTTTGCGGACCCCGCTGATATCGTCGGCTGGAGGGTCGCTAGGGGATCCGACAGGTGTGAAAAAATTTAAAACAGTTTCTTCCTCAAATCTGAACAAGTGGGAAGAACTGTATAATAATTGGTACCGGCGATGTTGGGCACGCCGGTATTTTAGAGGTGAGCGGCTGGCTGCTATGCGGCAGTATGGATATGAGCTGCCGGAAGGCATTTCTGGAATGCGATTCTGGAGGTGGAACCTGTTGGCAGGGATGAAAGATTGGATTTTGGCTGCGAGCCGAAACTCTCGTCGAATCAGGAACCCTGTATTGATTACCCGCTTTCTGCGAAAATTCAGAAAGAAATATGGGTATGGGGTCATGTTCCGATAG
- the msbA gene encoding lipid A export permease/ATP-binding protein MsbA has product MSDTAKKNIYLRLVAYAAPYKWRIALSMVASLLVGGSDALIAYLVKPFIDEMIVAGNMQLAKLVPLLVVGLAATKGAARFIQMYYIRYAGQGAIQDIRNQLYGHLVRLSMPFFVRHSSGTVMSRVLNDVNLMQSVLSDVLVTLLRESTSMIALVAYAFYADWKMALMAFVVIPASAGPAAAIGRKIKTFSRRGQSAMGEVTKSLEQTLSGIKVIKAFGTEREEEEQFRRENAGFFRLICKTFRYDAASSPIIEVLTSIGVATVLWYGLYRVGSGDMTKGELFSILAAILLMYSPLKRLTRVNNVFQQALGAAERVFEMLDHEPEVVDAPDAIEMPLCRGEVRFEQVTFAYEDEPVLRDFSLVAPPGQVIALVGPSGAGKSTVISLLNRFYDPQQGRVLIDGYDIRKVTQESLHRNLSLVDQETFLFHRSIRDNIRYGRPEATDDEVVEAARKACADEFIRQLPNGYDTQIGDRGVRLSGGQRQRICIARAILRNAPILLLDEATSALDTESESLVQQALVNLMQGRTTFVIAHRLSTVMHADRILVLDQGRVVEAGSHQELLGRDGLYRRLYDMQFKDGEA; this is encoded by the coding sequence TTGTCTGACACTGCCAAGAAAAACATCTATCTGCGGCTGGTAGCCTATGCCGCGCCCTACAAGTGGCGCATCGCCCTGTCGATGGTCGCCTCGCTGCTGGTCGGCGGTTCGGATGCCCTGATCGCCTATCTGGTCAAGCCCTTCATCGACGAGATGATCGTCGCCGGAAACATGCAGCTGGCGAAGCTGGTGCCGCTTCTGGTCGTCGGCCTGGCCGCCACCAAGGGGGCGGCGCGTTTCATCCAGATGTACTACATCCGCTATGCCGGCCAGGGGGCCATCCAGGACATTCGCAACCAGCTCTACGGCCACCTGGTCAGGCTGTCGATGCCTTTTTTCGTCCGCCATTCTTCCGGTACGGTGATGTCGCGGGTGCTGAATGACGTCAACCTGATGCAATCGGTCCTGTCGGACGTTTTGGTGACCCTGCTGCGGGAGTCGACCTCCATGATCGCCCTGGTCGCCTATGCCTTCTATGCCGACTGGAAGATGGCGCTGATGGCTTTCGTGGTGATTCCCGCCTCGGCCGGCCCGGCGGCGGCCATCGGCAGGAAGATCAAGACCTTTTCGCGTCGTGGCCAGAGCGCCATGGGCGAGGTGACCAAAAGCCTCGAGCAGACCCTGTCCGGCATCAAGGTGATCAAGGCGTTCGGTACCGAGCGGGAGGAAGAGGAGCAGTTCCGGCGCGAAAACGCCGGTTTCTTCCGCCTGATCTGCAAGACGTTCCGTTACGATGCGGCCTCGTCGCCGATCATTGAGGTGCTGACCTCGATCGGCGTGGCAACAGTGCTCTGGTACGGTCTCTACCGGGTCGGGTCCGGCGACATGACCAAGGGGGAGCTCTTTTCGATCCTGGCGGCCATCCTGCTCATGTACTCGCCGCTGAAGCGACTGACCCGGGTGAACAACGTCTTCCAGCAGGCGCTCGGCGCGGCGGAGCGGGTCTTCGAGATGCTCGACCACGAACCCGAGGTCGTCGATGCGCCCGACGCGATCGAGATGCCGCTGTGCCGGGGCGAGGTCCGGTTCGAGCAAGTCACCTTCGCCTACGAGGACGAGCCGGTGTTGCGGGACTTCTCCCTGGTCGCCCCGCCCGGCCAGGTGATCGCCCTGGTCGGTCCGAGTGGCGCCGGCAAGAGCACGGTCATCAGCCTGCTCAACCGGTTCTACGACCCGCAGCAGGGGCGGGTCCTGATCGACGGCTATGACATCCGGAAAGTGACCCAGGAAAGCCTGCATCGCAACCTCTCGCTGGTGGACCAGGAAACTTTCCTTTTTCATCGCAGCATTCGCGACAACATCCGCTACGGTCGTCCCGAGGCCACCGACGACGAAGTCGTCGAGGCCGCCCGCAAGGCCTGCGCCGACGAATTCATCCGCCAGCTGCCAAACGGCTACGACACCCAGATTGGCGATCGTGGCGTCCGGCTTTCCGGCGGCCAGCGACAGCGCATCTGCATCGCCCGGGCTATTCTGCGCAACGCGCCGATCCTGCTGCTCGACGAGGCGACCAGCGCCCTCGATACCGAAAGCGAATCGCTGGTGCAGCAGGCCCTGGTCAATCTGATGCAGGGAAGAACGACCTTCGTCATCGCCCATCGTCTGTCGACGGTCATGCACGCCGACCGGATCCTGGTGCTCGACCAGGGGAGGGTGGTCGAAGCGGGCAGTCATCAGGAACTGCTCGGCCGTGACGGGCTCTACCGGCGGCTGTACGACATGCAGTTCAAGGACGGGGAAGCATGA